The proteins below are encoded in one region of Coffea arabica cultivar ET-39 chromosome 4c, Coffea Arabica ET-39 HiFi, whole genome shotgun sequence:
- the LOC113741540 gene encoding uncharacterized protein: protein MLLRRSLRKTRYIFQKTLRKLKSFLFGRYQKLPKAPFINPFFSGSNSCRKMQELDDFYREFSDQWGNLDTCTLPPRVPMVEDVECGENHTRATVQIIVDNTEIKARKEEKMVFKRHERKREEACGHTDNAGSQSLAQKMKDLDMFELNDVDHQLDVEEVLHYYSRLTCPAYLDIVDKFFMDMYSEFVLPQPSLSVNSSMRRLQPVKL, encoded by the coding sequence ATGCTGCTGAGAAGATCCCTCCGCAAAACTAGATATATCTTCCAGAAAACCTTGAGGAAACTCAAGTCTTTTCTCTTTGGAAGGTATCAAAAGCTGCCTAAAGCCCCTTTTATCAATCCCTTTTTCTCTGGCAGCAATAGCTGTCGAAAGATGCAGGAATTAGATGATTTCTACAGAGAGTTCTCTGATCAATGGGGTAATCTGGACACATGTACACTACCACCAAGAGTACCAATGGTGGAAGATGTGGAATGCGGTGAAAATCATACTAGAGCGACAGTGCAGATTATTGTGGATAACACAGAAATAAAGgcaagaaaggaagagaagatGGTCTTTAAGCGCCATgagaggaaaagggaagaagCCTGTGGTCATACTGATAATGCAGGTAGCCAAAGTTTAGCACAGAAGATGAAGGATCTAGACATGTTTGAATTGAATGATGTGGATCATCAGTTGGACGTAGAGGAGGTGCTTCACTATTATTCTCGTCTTACTTGCCCGGCTTACCTTGATATAGTTGATAAATTTTTCATGGACATGTATTCTGAATTCGTCCTTCCACAGCCCTCTCTCAGCGTTAACAGTTCAATGCGGAGACTTCAACCTGTGAAGCTCTAG